The Collimonas sp. PA-H2 genome contains a region encoding:
- a CDS encoding phytanoyl-CoA dioxygenase family protein, giving the protein MKSAKPDNIACSAFDNIGMTANKLDDDGFLITGPLFGHELGPRLENIIPQLKQDSIGSRNLMEHSWCVDLAKLIRGHQRIAPFLSAAAVAVQCNLFEKSKNQNWLVPVHQDLGIAVREKIKHPALTGWTEKEGSIFVQPPDSFLHEMVAVRFHIDECGLDDGPLRVVRASHKAGRLDSHAALAERDRVGETLCAVERGGAMLMKPLLLHASSKASGHSRRRVLHFVFAPPVLPFGLQWRHAF; this is encoded by the coding sequence ATGAAGTCTGCAAAACCGGATAATATCGCCTGCTCGGCATTTGACAACATTGGCATGACTGCGAACAAACTTGACGACGACGGGTTTCTGATCACCGGCCCGCTTTTTGGGCATGAGCTCGGTCCTCGGCTCGAAAATATTATTCCACAACTCAAACAGGACAGCATCGGAAGCAGAAATTTGATGGAACATTCATGGTGCGTGGACTTAGCCAAGCTGATTCGCGGGCATCAGCGGATTGCGCCGTTTCTTTCGGCTGCGGCCGTCGCCGTACAGTGCAATCTGTTTGAAAAATCGAAAAATCAGAACTGGCTCGTCCCCGTTCATCAAGATCTCGGTATAGCGGTCCGAGAAAAAATCAAACACCCGGCACTGACAGGATGGACTGAAAAAGAAGGATCCATTTTCGTCCAGCCGCCCGATAGCTTTCTTCACGAGATGGTCGCGGTTCGGTTTCATATTGATGAGTGCGGGCTGGACGATGGACCGCTGCGTGTCGTCCGAGCGTCCCACAAAGCTGGCCGGCTTGATAGCCACGCTGCATTAGCTGAACGCGATCGGGTCGGGGAAACATTGTGTGCGGTCGAACGTGGCGGTGCAATGCTCATGAAACCGCTGCTGCTGCATGCATCGTCTAAAGCGTCCGGCCATAGCAGGAGACGTGTTTTGCATTTTGTGTTTGCACCGCCGGTGCTGCCTTTTGGGCTGCAATGGCGGCATGCATTTTAA
- a CDS encoding isocitrate lyase/phosphoenolpyruvate mutase family protein: protein MQSQIEKAKVFQQLHARAGAFIIPNPWDIGSARLLALLGFEALASTSAGYAFSRGLLDGAIGREQMMAHLTELAATTSLPFSADLENGFGDSPATVAETIRLAAATGIVGGSIEDASGRRENPIYPLELAVERVRAAAEAARALDFPFMLTARAENFLVGRSDLADTIKRLQAYQEAGADVLYAPGLKSREDIAAVVSSLDKPVNVVMGLQGVQLGLQELAQIGVKRVSVGGSLARAALGAFLRAAEEMREHGTFTYGNEAVGMRQISEMLQAANKL from the coding sequence ATGCAATCCCAGATCGAGAAAGCCAAGGTTTTTCAGCAGCTCCACGCGCGCGCGGGTGCTTTCATCATTCCCAATCCTTGGGATATCGGCAGCGCCCGGCTGCTGGCTTTGCTGGGATTTGAAGCACTGGCCAGCACCAGCGCCGGTTATGCGTTTTCCCGCGGATTGCTGGACGGCGCCATCGGCCGCGAGCAGATGATGGCACATCTGACCGAACTGGCGGCGACCACCAGTTTGCCGTTCAGCGCGGACCTGGAAAACGGCTTTGGCGACTCGCCCGCAACGGTGGCGGAAACCATCCGGCTGGCGGCGGCCACCGGCATCGTTGGCGGCTCCATCGAGGACGCCAGCGGCCGGCGCGAGAATCCGATTTACCCGCTGGAACTGGCGGTTGAGCGGGTACGCGCCGCCGCCGAGGCGGCACGCGCGCTGGATTTCCCGTTTATGCTGACCGCGCGCGCAGAAAATTTCCTGGTCGGCCGCAGCGATCTGGCAGACACCATCAAACGGCTGCAAGCCTATCAGGAGGCTGGCGCCGACGTGCTATACGCGCCCGGCCTGAAAAGCAGGGAAGATATTGCCGCGGTGGTCAGTTCGCTGGACAAGCCGGTGAATGTCGTCATGGGATTGCAAGGTGTGCAGCTCGGCCTGCAAGAGCTGGCGCAGATCGGCGTCAAGCGGGTCAGCGTCGGCGGTTCTCTGGCGCGCGCAGCGCTCGGCGCCTTCCTGCGGGCAGCCGAGGAAATGCGCGAGCATGGCACCTTCACCTACGGCAATGAAGCGGTCGGCATGCGTCAGATCAGCGAGATGCTGCAGGCTGCAAACAAGCTTTAA
- a CDS encoding cysteine hydrolase family protein, with translation MKSALLIIDVQHDLFEGARRPFEADAVVERINALAAKARSAGAPVVFIQHEEPASPLEYNSPGWQLQAGLQVKGSDTKLRKKTSDSFLRTELQDLLISWNIDRLVICGYASEFCVDTTVRRAAALGYPVILVSDAHTTHDKPHATGLQIRTHENATLQNVDSFGPKITAVATAEVSFSA, from the coding sequence ATGAAATCCGCTCTGTTAATCATCGATGTCCAGCACGATCTTTTTGAAGGCGCCAGGCGGCCGTTTGAAGCCGATGCGGTGGTCGAGCGCATCAACGCGCTCGCCGCCAAGGCGCGCTCCGCCGGCGCTCCGGTGGTTTTTATCCAGCATGAGGAGCCCGCCAGTCCGCTTGAGTACAATTCCCCGGGCTGGCAACTGCAAGCTGGCTTACAGGTAAAAGGCAGCGACACCAAGCTGCGCAAGAAGACCAGCGATTCCTTCCTCCGTACCGAGTTGCAGGATCTGCTGATCTCATGGAACATCGATCGCCTGGTGATTTGCGGCTATGCCTCGGAATTTTGTGTCGACACCACCGTCCGGCGCGCTGCCGCGCTGGGATACCCAGTAATCCTGGTGTCCGATGCCCACACCACCCACGACAAGCCGCATGCCACAGGATTGCAGATACGCACGCATGAAAATGCGACATTGCAGAACGTCGACAGTTTTGGTCCGAAAATCACAGCGGTGGCGACGGCTGAAGTCAGTTTCTCCGCCTAG
- the yjfF gene encoding galactofuranose ABC transporter, permease protein YjfF, with protein MKIFRTLLASPYFTSMVTVALLLLTFGLGSVAYTGFFSLQVVFNLLIDNAFLLVIAIGMTFVILSGGIDLSVGSVLALTTMISAYLLQYWHWPPLLVIACVLLIGGGFGAFMGALIHFFKLQAFIVTLAGMFLARGLCYLISINSITIDQPLYVALSQARIGMFGAFVSPSVLIAVTMLALAIYLAHYTRFGRAVYAIGGNEQSALLMGLAVGRTKVLVYAFSGFCAALAGVLFSFYMLSGYGLHAQGTELDAIAAVVIGGTLLTGGYGYVAGTLSGVLILGLIQTLIAFDGTLSSWWTKIVIGALLFIFCMAQRLMSLRATHNVALPAAPLPAR; from the coding sequence ATGAAAATATTCCGCACGCTGCTGGCCTCTCCCTATTTCACTTCCATGGTGACGGTGGCATTGCTGCTGCTGACATTCGGCCTCGGTTCCGTCGCCTATACCGGCTTCTTTTCCTTGCAGGTGGTGTTCAACCTGCTGATCGATAACGCCTTCCTGCTGGTGATTGCGATAGGCATGACTTTTGTGATCTTGTCGGGCGGTATCGATCTCTCGGTTGGCTCGGTGCTGGCCCTGACCACCATGATCTCGGCTTACCTGCTGCAATACTGGCACTGGCCGCCGCTGCTGGTGATTGCCTGCGTGCTCCTGATCGGCGGCGGCTTCGGCGCCTTCATGGGAGCGCTGATCCATTTTTTCAAGCTGCAGGCATTCATCGTCACGCTGGCGGGAATGTTCCTGGCGCGCGGCCTGTGCTACCTGATCAGCATCAATTCCATCACCATCGATCAGCCCTTGTATGTGGCGCTGTCGCAAGCCAGGATCGGCATGTTTGGCGCCTTCGTCTCGCCCAGCGTGCTGATCGCCGTGACGATGCTGGCGCTGGCCATCTATCTCGCGCACTACACGCGGTTCGGGCGCGCCGTCTATGCCATCGGCGGCAATGAGCAATCGGCCTTGCTGATGGGCTTGGCGGTGGGGCGCACCAAAGTGCTGGTTTACGCCTTCAGCGGTTTCTGCGCGGCGCTGGCCGGCGTTTTGTTTTCATTCTATATGCTGTCCGGCTACGGCTTGCATGCGCAGGGCACCGAACTGGATGCGATCGCCGCGGTGGTGATCGGCGGCACTTTGCTGACCGGCGGCTACGGCTACGTCGCCGGCACCCTGAGCGGCGTGCTGATCCTGGGCTTGATCCAGACCTTGATTGCCTTCGACGGCACACTCAGCTCCTGGTGGACCAAAATCGTGATCGGCGCGCTGTTGTTCATTTTTTGCATGGCGCAACGCTTGATGTCTTTGCGAGCGACACACAACGTCGCCCTGCCTGCCGCACCTTTGCCGGCACGCTAA
- a CDS encoding H-NS histone family protein, protein MTTYKELQAQIEQLRKQAEELRQAEIADVITEIKTKMQEYGITGADLGLMGKKRVMKTSSATTDEAPAMTPAVEEASAASDM, encoded by the coding sequence ATGACGACCTACAAAGAACTGCAAGCACAAATCGAGCAATTGAGGAAACAGGCAGAAGAATTGCGTCAGGCCGAAATCGCTGACGTGATTACCGAAATTAAAACCAAGATGCAGGAATACGGCATTACCGGCGCGGACCTGGGCCTGATGGGCAAGAAGCGCGTCATGAAAACCTCCTCGGCGACGACAGATGAAGCGCCGGCAATGACGCCGGCAGTTGAAGAAGCATCCGCCGCCAGCGATATGTGA
- a CDS encoding DUF805 domain-containing protein encodes MTFTESIKVCFSKYVDFNGRASRSEYWWFMLFLVLGTVATGVVSNKLSGLFSLATLLPSIAVAARRLHDTDRTGWWQLLGFVPVLGWIIEIYFLIQEPKEPNRFGSAPASQALPET; translated from the coding sequence ATGACGTTCACAGAATCAATCAAGGTCTGCTTTTCCAAGTATGTCGATTTCAACGGCAGAGCATCGCGCTCCGAATACTGGTGGTTCATGCTTTTTCTTGTGCTGGGTACGGTTGCCACAGGCGTAGTCAGCAATAAACTGAGCGGGCTTTTTTCTCTCGCCACGCTGCTGCCTTCCATCGCTGTGGCAGCACGCCGCTTACACGATACGGATCGTACGGGCTGGTGGCAGTTGCTGGGGTTTGTCCCGGTCCTGGGCTGGATCATCGAAATCTACTTCCTGATTCAGGAACCGAAAGAACCGAACAGATTCGGTTCAGCACCGGCCAGCCAGGCACTGCCGGAAACCTGA
- a CDS encoding ABC transporter substrate-binding protein, which produces MKMTRRTVLNAALCLGLGFGIVSGASAEKALVLGFSQVGAESEWRTANTVSIKDAAKQAGVTLKFADAQQKQENQVKAIRSFIAQKVDVIAFSPVVESGWDTVLGEAKAAKIPVILTDRAVDAKDKSLYVTFIGSDFVEEGRRAGRWLLERAKSMPVGDINIVELQGTVGSAPAIDRKTGFAETIAANPHLKVIRSQSGDFTRAKGKEVMEAFLKTDGKKINVLYAHNDDMAIGAIQAIEEAGLKPGKDILVISVDGVKGAFEAMMAGKLNVTVECSPLLGPQLMKVAKQVVAGETVPKRITTEESVFPAEVAAKEFPNRKY; this is translated from the coding sequence ATGAAAATGACACGCAGAACGGTACTTAACGCGGCTCTTTGCCTGGGATTGGGATTCGGAATCGTTTCCGGCGCCAGCGCCGAGAAGGCCTTGGTCCTGGGATTTTCGCAGGTCGGCGCTGAGAGCGAATGGCGTACCGCGAATACCGTATCGATCAAGGATGCGGCGAAACAGGCCGGTGTCACACTGAAGTTCGCCGACGCCCAGCAAAAGCAGGAAAACCAGGTGAAGGCGATCCGTTCCTTCATTGCGCAAAAAGTCGACGTGATCGCCTTTTCCCCGGTGGTCGAGTCCGGCTGGGATACCGTGCTGGGCGAAGCGAAAGCCGCCAAGATCCCTGTGATCCTGACCGACCGTGCGGTCGACGCCAAGGACAAGTCTCTGTACGTGACATTCATCGGCTCCGATTTCGTTGAAGAAGGCCGCCGCGCCGGCCGCTGGTTGCTGGAGCGCGCCAAGAGCATGCCTGTCGGCGATATCAATATCGTCGAACTGCAAGGCACGGTCGGTTCGGCGCCGGCGATCGACCGCAAGACCGGTTTCGCCGAGACCATCGCCGCCAATCCGCATCTGAAGGTCATCCGCTCGCAATCCGGCGACTTCACCCGCGCCAAGGGTAAGGAAGTAATGGAAGCCTTCCTCAAGACCGACGGCAAGAAAATCAATGTGCTGTACGCCCACAATGACGACATGGCGATAGGCGCGATCCAGGCCATTGAAGAAGCCGGCCTGAAACCCGGCAAAGATATCTTGGTGATCTCGGTGGATGGCGTCAAAGGCGCATTTGAAGCGATGATGGCTGGCAAGCTCAACGTCACGGTAGAGTGCAGCCCCTTGCTCGGACCGCAACTGATGAAGGTGGCGAAGCAGGTTGTCGCCGGCGAGACGGTACCTAAACGCATTACGACCGAGGAGAGCGTGTTCCCGGCAGAAGTCGCCGCCAAGGAATTCCCGAACCGGAAATATTAA
- a CDS encoding DUF3460 family protein, giving the protein MFIKRKDYTVGHDGYVSEITQFLNNFLAEHPEVVDEQSRGWHILWDREVNLDEQKKASEDTVPTKPYYYS; this is encoded by the coding sequence ATGTTTATCAAACGAAAAGATTACACAGTAGGTCATGACGGCTATGTCTCGGAAATCACGCAATTCCTGAACAATTTTCTGGCGGAGCACCCAGAGGTGGTCGACGAACAAAGCCGGGGCTGGCACATACTCTGGGATCGCGAGGTTAACCTGGACGAACAAAAAAAGGCCAGCGAGGATACTGTGCCGACCAAACCTTACTACTACAGCTGA
- a CDS encoding autotransporter serine protease, translating to MLNVLDPSNVAAARAQGITGAGVTVGVIDTDFDVSNPQFAGRISKTVYNASGADGNMHGTEVVEVLAGNTLGVASAVRIQAAAAGTTDNNVLFNSQMYQDMFAKGVRIFNQSSGISSSGATVGQALALHAMYQPLVAQQGLFVWSTGNDSGAQPNLNASLPKLFPDLQAGWLAVTAVNAAGGSNGYSASDTVPGMISSYANRCGVAANWCLAAPGDFISSSGGRVFGTSFAAPAVTGAAALVQQAYPWMNADLIRQTILSTATDMHDTATYGWGLLNASKAVNGPALFAQSLALGANVNVQFDSASSVFKNDIGGDAGLNKSGSGQLTLAGNNTYLGDSNVLGGSLNITGAVASNVNIGSLGRLAGAGGAVHGNVSNSGRLDNSGAGLTIGGNYVATPNAILANQLNSTLTVGGAAILGNSHLIATTPAGSSDPSGYVTQQTGVAGKVLTAAGGVSGQFGTLSFEADGVSFTPGVFIVANLSYQAKEVDLLISRTNVATMAAHAFAGDATRNNAAVALESGLQAADRMVASGNVSGVNGQFLASAAAVQKSASVAVAGQVLDSLSGQIHASAQALTFQQSQAINRDLANRLSLLGNQPGGHDGTGLWVSAIGASGKLSQSGYASGDTSLWGGQFGVDTRLGANTIVGAAIAYSDSKASFDRLGGQSKSRDTGVSLYGRQAFGEQGWYISGRAGVATVDSTVTREALIGSSTQHLSAEHTDSLWSAYAESGYVLPLSGSSRLTPYAGLAYDRLKRGGFTENGGVFGLSADSRAYRQTAGILGVRGDTSFQWAGGSSVLQAYAAWQHAFNDGNLDFNAAYVGAPAAGFTVQGIGLARSSGWLGLGLNTAVDQRWGWYFNYDAQLGGGGLRNSVFTLGLRFALD from the coding sequence ATGCTGAATGTACTTGACCCCAGCAATGTCGCTGCTGCCCGCGCGCAGGGAATAACTGGCGCAGGCGTTACCGTAGGGGTGATCGATACTGATTTCGATGTCAGCAATCCGCAGTTTGCCGGACGCATCAGCAAGACGGTGTATAACGCCAGCGGCGCGGACGGCAATATGCACGGTACTGAAGTGGTGGAAGTCCTGGCCGGCAACACCCTGGGCGTGGCCTCCGCTGTGCGGATACAGGCGGCCGCAGCCGGCACCACGGATAACAACGTGCTGTTCAACAGTCAGATGTACCAGGACATGTTCGCCAAGGGCGTACGGATTTTCAACCAGTCCAGCGGCATCAGCAGCAGCGGCGCGACAGTCGGCCAGGCGCTGGCCTTGCACGCCATGTACCAGCCGCTGGTGGCGCAGCAGGGTTTGTTCGTCTGGTCCACCGGCAACGATAGCGGCGCGCAGCCGAATCTGAACGCCAGCCTGCCCAAGCTTTTTCCAGATCTGCAAGCCGGCTGGCTGGCCGTGACGGCCGTCAATGCCGCTGGCGGCAGCAACGGCTACAGCGCCAGCGATACGGTGCCGGGCATGATTTCCAGCTACGCCAACCGCTGCGGCGTCGCCGCCAACTGGTGCCTGGCGGCGCCCGGCGATTTCATTTCCAGCAGCGGCGGCCGCGTCTTCGGCACCTCCTTTGCCGCACCTGCCGTGACCGGGGCGGCGGCGCTGGTGCAGCAAGCCTATCCCTGGATGAATGCCGACCTGATCCGCCAGACCATCCTCTCCACCGCCACCGACATGCACGATACCGCCACCTATGGCTGGGGCTTGCTGAACGCCAGCAAGGCGGTCAACGGCCCGGCATTGTTCGCCCAGAGCCTGGCGCTGGGGGCCAACGTCAATGTGCAGTTCGACAGCGCCTCTTCTGTATTCAAGAACGATATCGGCGGCGATGCCGGCCTCAACAAGAGCGGCAGCGGCCAACTGACCCTGGCCGGCAACAATACCTATCTGGGCGACAGCAATGTCCTGGGCGGCAGCCTGAACATCACCGGCGCGGTTGCCTCCAATGTGAATATCGGCAGCCTGGGCCGGCTGGCCGGCGCCGGCGGCGCCGTGCATGGCAATGTCAGCAACAGCGGCCGCCTCGACAACAGCGGCGCCGGCCTGACGATTGGCGGCAACTATGTCGCCACGCCAAACGCCATACTGGCCAACCAGCTCAACAGCACGCTGACGGTAGGCGGTGCGGCCATCCTCGGCAACTCGCACCTGATCGCCACCACGCCGGCCGGCAGCAGCGATCCGTCCGGCTATGTGACGCAGCAGACGGGCGTTGCCGGTAAGGTGCTTACCGCCGCCGGCGGCGTCAGCGGCCAGTTCGGCACGCTCAGTTTTGAAGCCGACGGCGTCAGCTTTACACCGGGCGTATTCATCGTGGCCAACTTGTCGTACCAGGCCAAGGAAGTCGATCTGCTCATCAGCCGCACCAATGTCGCCACCATGGCGGCGCACGCCTTCGCCGGTGACGCCACCCGCAACAATGCCGCAGTGGCCTTGGAGAGCGGCTTGCAGGCTGCCGACCGGATGGTCGCCAGCGGCAATGTCAGTGGCGTGAACGGCCAATTCCTGGCCAGCGCCGCCGCCGTGCAGAAGAGCGCCAGCGTGGCGGTCGCGGGGCAGGTGCTGGACAGCCTGTCGGGCCAGATCCACGCCTCGGCGCAAGCCTTGACCTTCCAGCAATCGCAGGCCATCAACCGCGACCTGGCCAATCGTTTGTCGCTGCTGGGTAACCAGCCCGGCGGGCATGACGGCACAGGCCTGTGGGTAAGCGCCATCGGCGCCTCCGGCAAGCTGAGCCAGAGCGGTTACGCCAGCGGCGATACTTCCCTGTGGGGCGGCCAGTTCGGCGTCGATACCCGGCTGGGCGCCAACACCATCGTCGGTGCTGCCATCGCCTATTCGGACAGCAAGGCCAGCTTTGACCGGCTCGGCGGGCAATCGAAAAGTCGCGATACCGGCGTTTCGCTATACGGCCGCCAGGCGTTTGGCGAACAGGGCTGGTATATCTCGGGACGGGCCGGCGTAGCGACAGTCGACAGCACGGTGACGCGGGAAGCGCTGATCGGCAGCAGCACGCAGCACCTGAGCGCCGAGCATACCGACAGCCTATGGTCGGCCTATGCCGAAAGCGGCTATGTCTTGCCCTTATCCGGCAGCAGCCGGCTGACACCCTATGCCGGCCTCGCCTATGACCGCCTCAAGCGCGGCGGCTTTACCGAAAACGGCGGCGTGTTCGGCCTGAGCGCGGATAGCAGGGCGTACCGGCAGACGGCGGGCATCCTCGGCGTGCGCGGCGACACCAGCTTCCAGTGGGCGGGCGGCAGCAGCGTGCTGCAAGCTTACGCGGCCTGGCAGCATGCCTTCAACGACGGCAATCTGGACTTCAACGCGGCTTATGTAGGCGCGCCGGCGGCGGGTTTTACGGTGCAGGGGATAGGTTTGGCGCGCAGCAGCGGCTGGCTCGGACTGGGCTTGAATACGGCGGTGGACCAGCGCTGGGGTTGGTACTTCAACTACGATGCGCAGCTGGGCGGCGGCGGCTTGCGCAATAGTGTGTTTACGCTGGGTTTGCGTTTTGCTCTGGATTGA
- a CDS encoding sugar ABC transporter ATP-binding protein yields the protein MTKTATGTTGEAQASDAPTLALSGICKAFGGVTALSDVALRLYPGEVHTLMGQNGAGKSTLIKVLTGVYAPDSGRILLHGQPVQPRSTLEAQSLGISTVYQEVNLCPNLSVAENIFIGRYPKKYGAIDWKSMQLQAQRLLSELHVRIDVAAPLSRYPLAIQQMVAISRALSISAKVLILDEPTSSLDDAEVKLLFEVLRKLRGQGMAILFVTHFLEQTYEISDRITVLRNGVREGEYLASQLSRLDLVNKMVGMQASSLPNADAASERTEAPDGDGRHAVLQARGVGRNGILAPLDLDLRGGEVLGLCGLLGSGRTETARLLFGADKPDSGTIQVQGKTEKFHSPRDAIAAGIGFCSEDRKKEGAILELSVRENIILALQARAGLLRVIPYKRQQSLASDYIKWLGIKTPDMETPISALSGGNQQKALLARWLATDPAMLILDEPTRGIDVRAKQEIMEHVIALCHKGMAILFISSEISEVLRVSDRMLVLRDRKACGEYRRGELDDDLVLQVIAGECA from the coding sequence ATGACTAAAACGGCAACAGGCACTACCGGCGAGGCGCAGGCCAGCGACGCTCCAACCCTGGCCCTGAGCGGCATATGCAAGGCATTTGGCGGCGTAACAGCGCTCAGCGATGTAGCCTTGCGGCTGTATCCGGGCGAAGTCCACACATTGATGGGCCAGAACGGTGCAGGCAAATCGACGCTCATCAAGGTATTGACCGGCGTCTACGCGCCTGACAGCGGCCGCATACTCTTGCATGGCCAGCCGGTGCAGCCGCGCTCGACGCTGGAGGCGCAGAGCCTGGGCATCAGCACCGTGTACCAGGAAGTCAATCTCTGCCCGAACCTGTCGGTGGCTGAAAACATTTTTATCGGCCGCTATCCGAAAAAATACGGTGCGATCGACTGGAAATCCATGCAGTTGCAGGCGCAGCGCCTGCTGAGCGAACTCCACGTCAGGATCGATGTGGCGGCGCCGCTTTCCAGGTATCCGCTGGCGATCCAGCAAATGGTGGCGATTTCACGCGCCTTGAGCATATCGGCCAAAGTGCTGATCCTGGATGAGCCGACCTCCAGCCTCGACGACGCCGAGGTCAAGCTGCTGTTCGAGGTCTTGCGCAAGCTGCGCGGACAGGGCATGGCAATCCTGTTCGTGACCCATTTCCTGGAACAGACCTACGAAATCTCTGACCGCATCACAGTGTTGCGCAACGGCGTGCGCGAGGGCGAATACCTCGCCAGCCAGCTCAGCCGGCTGGATCTGGTGAACAAGATGGTCGGCATGCAAGCCTCATCGCTGCCCAATGCGGACGCCGCCAGCGAGCGCACTGAAGCACCGGATGGCGACGGCCGGCACGCCGTGCTGCAGGCCAGGGGAGTGGGGCGGAATGGCATACTGGCGCCGCTGGATCTCGATTTGCGCGGCGGCGAGGTGCTCGGCCTGTGCGGCTTGCTCGGTTCCGGCAGGACCGAAACGGCGCGCCTGCTGTTCGGCGCCGACAAGCCCGACAGCGGGACGATACAGGTACAAGGGAAAACCGAAAAATTCCATTCACCGCGCGATGCGATCGCTGCCGGCATCGGCTTTTGCTCGGAAGACCGGAAAAAGGAAGGCGCGATACTGGAACTGTCGGTCCGGGAAAACATCATCCTGGCCTTGCAAGCAAGGGCCGGCCTGCTGCGCGTGATCCCGTACAAGCGGCAGCAGTCGCTGGCCAGCGACTACATCAAATGGCTGGGCATAAAAACCCCGGATATGGAAACCCCGATCAGCGCACTGTCCGGCGGCAACCAGCAGAAAGCCTTGCTGGCGCGTTGGTTGGCTACCGATCCGGCCATGCTGATTCTCGACGAACCGACGCGCGGCATCGATGTGCGCGCCAAGCAGGAAATCATGGAGCATGTAATTGCTCTGTGCCACAAGGGCATGGCGATTCTGTTCATCTCATCCGAAATTTCCGAAGTGCTGCGGGTCAGCGACCGCATGCTGGTGCTGCGCGACCGCAAGGCTTGCGGCGAGTACCGGCGCGGCGAGCTGGATGACGATTTGGTGCTGCAGGTGATTGCCGGGGAATGCGCATGA
- a CDS encoding ABC transporter permease, with amino-acid sequence MSIPLNPDAGKQAGQAASPPYTPMEQLSGFLRHPLFRPVAALALLLAVDFFMIPGFFRLEWKDGHLYGSLIDIVNRAAPLILTALGMTLVIATRGIDISVGAVVAISGTVAALLIGGTLQMHGGVPEYASRIPMAWAIAAALGAALLCGVWNGFLVSSLGLQPIIATLILMVGGRGLAQLLTDGQIITVYYKPFFYIGSGYLLGLPFSLFIALGVFLVVAFLMRKTALGLFIQAVGINPVASRLAGVRTAALIFFVYMFCSACAGVAGLMISSNIKSADANNAGLLMELDAILAVTLGGTSLSGGKFSLAGSVVGALIIQALTYTIYSMGVPPEVNMVVKAVVVFAVCLSQSKEFRHLMPRLSGGASRMRRSAGDK; translated from the coding sequence ATGAGTATTCCATTGAACCCGGATGCCGGCAAGCAAGCCGGGCAGGCGGCGTCCCCACCTTACACTCCCATGGAACAGCTATCTGGTTTTCTGCGGCATCCTCTGTTCCGGCCTGTGGCGGCCCTGGCGCTGCTGCTGGCCGTGGATTTCTTCATGATCCCGGGGTTTTTCCGGCTGGAGTGGAAAGACGGCCATCTCTACGGCAGCCTGATCGATATCGTCAACCGCGCCGCACCCTTGATACTGACCGCGCTCGGCATGACCCTGGTGATCGCTACGCGCGGCATCGATATCTCGGTCGGCGCGGTAGTGGCGATCTCCGGCACTGTCGCCGCCTTGCTGATCGGCGGCACGCTGCAGATGCACGGCGGCGTGCCGGAATACGCCAGCCGCATACCGATGGCATGGGCGATCGCTGCGGCCTTGGGCGCGGCGCTCCTGTGCGGCGTCTGGAACGGCTTCCTGGTTTCTTCCTTGGGCCTGCAGCCGATCATCGCCACCTTGATACTGATGGTCGGCGGGCGCGGCCTGGCGCAGCTGCTGACCGACGGCCAGATCATCACCGTCTACTACAAACCGTTTTTCTATATCGGCAGCGGCTACCTGCTCGGCCTGCCGTTTTCCCTGTTCATCGCCCTCGGCGTTTTTCTGGTGGTGGCTTTTCTCATGCGCAAAACGGCGCTGGGCCTGTTCATCCAGGCGGTCGGCATCAATCCGGTGGCGTCGCGCCTGGCCGGCGTCCGCACCGCGGCGCTGATCTTTTTCGTCTACATGTTTTGCAGCGCCTGTGCCGGTGTCGCCGGGCTGATGATCAGTTCCAACATCAAGAGCGCGGACGCCAACAATGCCGGCCTGCTGATGGAACTGGATGCCATCCTGGCGGTGACTCTTGGCGGTACCTCTTTGAGCGGCGGCAAGTTCAGCCTGGCCGGCAGCGTGGTCGGCGCATTGATCATCCAGGCGCTGACCTATACGATCTATTCGATGGGAGTGCCGCCGGAAGTCAATATGGTGGTGAAGGCGGTCGTGGTGTTTGCGGTATGCCTGTCGCAGTCGAAGGAATTCCGCCATCTGATGCCGCGCTTGTCTGGCGGCGCTTCCCGGATGCGCCGTTCAGCCGGGGACAAATGA